In Prochlorococcus marinus str. MIT 1214, one DNA window encodes the following:
- a CDS encoding YciI family protein: MDQFVLFGSYCQDALIKRAPFREEHLHRLSLLKKEGILITLGPTKCNKHVFGIFKSEDIEHIRSLIKEDIYWRKGIWTDFEIYSWTQAF, from the coding sequence ATGGATCAATTTGTACTCTTTGGATCTTACTGTCAAGATGCTCTAATAAAGAGAGCACCCTTTAGGGAGGAGCATCTTCACAGGCTTTCCTTACTCAAGAAAGAAGGTATATTAATAACATTAGGACCAACAAAATGTAATAAACATGTTTTTGGGATATTTAAATCTGAGGACATTGAACACATAAGAAGTCTTATCAAAGAGGACATTTACTGGAGAAAAGGAATATGGACTGATTTCGAGATTTACTCCTGGACCCAAGCTTTTTGA
- a CDS encoding glutathione S-transferase N-terminal domain-containing protein has product MNPTRNAMSWEELAIYTADPIDQINGLNNPYSSLRLFKKNESEAIVTLYRDNHAWCPYCQKVWIWLELKKIPYRIKKVTMRCYGEKERWYLKKVPSGMLPAIEIENHVITESDEILFALEEIYGPLGQSLNEKKVLENRRLERELFSSWCNWLCRNSFSQAQEDEKRENFKNVAKKFEKEIEKNASGWLTPISSKNGEKPGSADVIFIPYVERMNASLAYYKGYSLRKEHPFINTWLKNLEKLEEYRGTQGDFHTHAHDLPPQMGGCFTYSNTNQKLFAKEIDIGSGLGELELVDFNVDQELEQQFEALALERVIKHKERIIAVSPMKNKLFDQPLRAALTSMILKKDCHPEKNSASALRYLRDRISVPRDMPLLSGRLFRQALERTANLDGSDQGPKIPTRNRLDQNPIQFN; this is encoded by the coding sequence ATGAATCCAACCAGAAATGCAATGAGTTGGGAAGAATTAGCAATATATACAGCTGATCCTATTGATCAAATCAATGGGTTAAACAACCCATATTCCTCACTTCGTCTTTTTAAAAAAAATGAGTCCGAGGCAATTGTTACTCTTTACAGAGACAATCATGCTTGGTGTCCTTATTGCCAAAAAGTTTGGATTTGGTTAGAGCTTAAAAAAATTCCTTACCGGATTAAAAAAGTCACAATGCGTTGCTACGGAGAAAAAGAAAGATGGTATTTAAAAAAAGTGCCCTCAGGAATGCTCCCCGCAATAGAAATTGAAAATCATGTAATCACAGAAAGTGATGAAATCTTATTTGCATTAGAAGAAATTTATGGTCCTTTAGGTCAATCTCTAAATGAGAAGAAAGTCTTAGAGAATAGGAGACTTGAAAGAGAACTATTTTCATCATGGTGTAACTGGTTATGTCGCAACTCTTTTTCCCAAGCCCAAGAAGATGAAAAGAGAGAGAATTTCAAAAATGTTGCCAAAAAATTTGAAAAAGAAATAGAAAAAAATGCTTCAGGATGGCTAACACCAATCTCATCAAAAAATGGTGAAAAGCCTGGATCAGCAGATGTAATTTTCATTCCATATGTGGAAAGAATGAATGCCTCATTGGCTTACTACAAAGGATATTCACTTAGAAAAGAGCACCCTTTTATAAATACATGGCTTAAAAATCTTGAAAAGCTTGAGGAATATAGAGGGACTCAGGGAGATTTTCACACTCATGCTCATGATTTACCTCCTCAAATGGGAGGTTGCTTTACTTATTCAAATACAAACCAAAAATTATTTGCCAAAGAAATTGATATAGGTTCTGGATTAGGGGAATTAGAACTAGTAGATTTCAACGTTGATCAAGAATTGGAACAACAATTTGAGGCATTAGCTTTAGAAAGAGTTATCAAACATAAAGAAAGGATCATTGCTGTTAGCCCCATGAAAAATAAATTATTTGATCAGCCATTGAGAGCAGCCTTAACTTCTATGATTTTAAAAAAAGATTGCCACCCAGAAAAGAATAGTGCCTCTGCATTACGTTACCTCCGAGATAGAATTTCAGTTCCAAGAGATATGCCTTTATTATCCGGAAGATTATTTAGGCAAGCACTTGAACGCACAGCAAATCTTGATGGTAGTGATCAAGGTCCTAAAATACCTACAAGAAATAGGCTAGATCAAAATCCTATACAGTTTAATTAA
- a CDS encoding sigma-70 family RNA polymerase sigma factor, translating to MSSLSDFLGEIGRHELLTPEQELTMGREVQAMVALNERCQQAGGNGPECEYSKEEKKTLKAGERAKNLMITANLRLVVNLAKRYQGKGLDLLDLIQEGTLGLTRAVEKYDPKRGHRFSTYAYWWIRQGLNRALSTQSRTIRIPVNINEKLTKLRAAKSQLMQELGVHPSTNQIAIQMKIPLEEVEELLACELRSITVSLQGAVKSKADPSELVDILPSEEVPPMELAELAERSASAWSLLDKSNLTPKERTILSLRFGLDGSNEWRTLAEVARQMNCSREYCRQVVQRALRKLRKTGIQSGLLETSI from the coding sequence GTGAGTTCATTAAGCGACTTTCTTGGAGAAATAGGAAGGCACGAATTGCTCACACCTGAGCAAGAGCTCACAATGGGTAGAGAAGTGCAGGCAATGGTTGCACTTAATGAACGCTGCCAACAAGCTGGAGGCAATGGCCCAGAGTGCGAATATTCAAAAGAAGAAAAGAAAACACTTAAAGCAGGTGAGCGTGCAAAGAATCTAATGATCACAGCTAATTTGAGGCTTGTTGTGAATTTAGCTAAACGTTATCAAGGGAAAGGTCTTGATTTGCTTGATTTGATTCAAGAAGGCACATTAGGATTAACAAGAGCTGTTGAGAAATACGATCCCAAAAGAGGGCATAGATTTTCAACTTACGCTTACTGGTGGATTAGACAAGGATTAAATAGAGCGTTGTCAACGCAAAGTAGAACCATAAGAATCCCTGTAAACATAAACGAAAAGCTAACAAAACTTCGTGCTGCAAAGTCTCAACTAATGCAAGAACTTGGGGTTCATCCCTCAACGAACCAAATAGCAATACAAATGAAAATTCCATTAGAGGAAGTCGAAGAATTGCTTGCATGCGAGTTGAGAAGTATCACAGTAAGTTTGCAAGGCGCAGTCAAATCTAAAGCAGATCCTTCAGAGCTTGTCGATATTCTTCCAAGTGAAGAAGTTCCTCCTATGGAACTAGCCGAATTAGCAGAAAGGAGTGCCTCAGCTTGGTCACTATTGGATAAATCAAATCTCACGCCCAAAGAGAGAACAATACTAAGTCTTCGATTTGGCCTAGATGGATCTAATGAATGGAGGACGTTAGCTGAAGTAGCTAGACAAATGAATTGCAGCAGAGAATATTGCAGACAAGTAGTTCAACGCGCATTAAGAAAATTGAGAAAGACAGGCATTCAAAGTGGCCTTTTAGAGACAAGTATTTAA
- a CDS encoding c-type cytochrome translates to MNKKLRYFFLISFSCIFFYLSLPKELNAFEADLGENLFKNNCAGCHLNGGNIIRRSKNLKISSLKRNGIDNPEAIAKIARQGIGIMSGYEDELKDNGDQIVANWVWEQAQKAWVQE, encoded by the coding sequence ATGAACAAAAAATTAAGATATTTTTTTCTAATCAGTTTTTCTTGCATATTTTTTTATTTAAGTTTACCGAAAGAGCTAAATGCTTTTGAGGCAGATTTAGGGGAAAATCTTTTCAAAAACAACTGTGCTGGCTGTCACCTTAATGGCGGGAACATAATCAGGAGATCAAAGAATTTGAAGATTTCATCCTTAAAGCGTAATGGAATTGACAATCCAGAAGCCATAGCGAAGATAGCAAGACAAGGGATAGGGATAATGAGTGGTTATGAAGATGAGCTCAAAGACAATGGCGATCAAATTGTAGCTAATTGGGTCTGGGAACAAGCTCAAAAAGCTTGGGTCCAGGAGTAA
- a CDS encoding 6-carboxytetrahydropterin synthase, whose product MTIKDIPFNCSKHFKDYPCSHRQWKHKGNCRYVHGYSRSFTFCFASNQLDLNGFVVDFSSLRPLEEKLRDHFDHTFLVNFDDPFLETWKKLHSEEVLNLRVMKNVGMEATAELVWGWANDFLFSREKARACCWKAIAHENEINSASFTFFPEWFKP is encoded by the coding sequence ATGACGATTAAAGATATTCCATTTAATTGCTCAAAGCATTTTAAAGACTATCCATGCTCTCACCGTCAATGGAAACATAAAGGAAACTGTCGTTATGTTCATGGATACAGTCGAAGCTTTACCTTCTGTTTTGCTTCAAATCAACTTGATCTAAATGGCTTCGTTGTCGATTTTTCAAGTCTGAGGCCTTTGGAAGAGAAGTTAAGAGATCATTTTGATCATACTTTTCTAGTCAATTTTGATGATCCTTTTCTAGAAACATGGAAAAAACTTCACTCTGAAGAAGTACTGAATCTTAGAGTCATGAAAAATGTTGGGATGGAGGCAACTGCTGAATTGGTTTGGGGATGGGCTAATGATTTTTTATTTTCAAGAGAGAAAGCTAGAGCTTGTTGTTGGAAAGCAATAGCACATGAAAATGAAATTAATTCTGCTAGTTTTACCTTTTTCCCTGAGTGGTTTAAACCTTGA
- the ndhL gene encoding NAD(P)H-quinone oxidoreductase subunit L, which yields MFSILIVFLIPFGLMGAVNPIITLSSYAVLGGMYLLVVPLFLFYWMNNRWNVMGKLERLFIYGLVFLFFPGMVLFAPFLNLRMNGKEEF from the coding sequence ATGTTTTCTATCTTGATTGTGTTTTTAATACCTTTTGGATTAATGGGAGCGGTTAATCCAATAATTACATTATCTTCTTATGCGGTATTGGGAGGGATGTATTTATTGGTAGTTCCTTTGTTTCTTTTTTATTGGATGAATAATCGTTGGAATGTTATGGGAAAGTTAGAACGTCTTTTTATATATGGACTTGTGTTTCTTTTCTTCCCTGGAATGGTTTTGTTTGCACCGTTTCTTAATTTAAGAATGAATGGAAAAGAGGAGTTTTAA
- the hisIE gene encoding bifunctional phosphoribosyl-AMP cyclohydrolase/phosphoribosyl-ATP diphosphatase HisIE, which produces MLFIDNLHFDQNGLIPAIAQDWLDGSILMMAWMNKESITKTLESGEVHYWSRSRKELWHKGKTSGHFQKLKGIRTDCDSDTILLSIEQIGSIACHTGKRSCFFKDLETNENVLYPPSDACSELFKVIENRKSNPEEGSYTNSLLKEGDNKILKKIGEETAEFIMACKDKNPISVANEAADLLFHLQVSLTHQNVSWEDVLKVLVKRRGAPRRTH; this is translated from the coding sequence ATGCTTTTTATAGATAATCTACATTTTGATCAAAACGGATTGATCCCAGCCATAGCGCAAGATTGGCTTGATGGCTCAATTTTAATGATGGCATGGATGAACAAAGAATCCATTACGAAAACATTAGAATCTGGTGAAGTTCACTATTGGAGTCGTTCAAGGAAAGAGCTTTGGCACAAAGGAAAGACGAGTGGTCATTTTCAAAAATTGAAAGGAATTAGGACTGATTGCGATTCAGATACAATACTTTTATCAATTGAGCAAATTGGTTCAATCGCATGCCATACAGGGAAAAGAAGTTGTTTCTTTAAAGATTTAGAAACAAATGAAAACGTTCTTTACCCTCCATCTGATGCTTGTAGTGAATTATTCAAAGTCATAGAGAATCGTAAAAGTAATCCTGAGGAAGGAAGTTATACAAATAGTCTTCTGAAGGAAGGTGATAATAAAATCCTAAAAAAGATAGGAGAAGAAACAGCCGAATTTATTATGGCTTGTAAAGATAAAAATCCGATCTCAGTTGCTAATGAGGCTGCCGATCTACTTTTCCATCTGCAAGTTTCTCTAACCCACCAAAATGTTTCCTGGGAAGACGTTCTAAAAGTTTTAGTTAAAAGAAGAGGTGCTCCAAGAAGAACTCATTAG
- a CDS encoding calcium/sodium antiporter, translating into MPSILLSFLELITGILLLFSGGEFFIQGSVALALILGIPQLVIGLTIVSLGTSAPELFVSVSSSLTGSDSLALSNIVGSNIFNVMVVLGGSALLRPLKVESRLVRRDIPLLLAVSTAVWGMAASELITWQFGVALIVALIINTTWEIRTAREEPQKTQEAEPEINMEKDSTSLLNAGVKLLGGIFLLTLGSRLLIEGASTIAGLLGVSEAIIGLTIVSLGTSLPELITSLVAAIRGQTDLAIGNVIGSCLLNQLLVLGSCSVLSRGSGLVVENLLITKDIPIMVITTLACMPIFWTKGIISRGEGGVLLGLYMLYIAEKIIPLTLPTLHSAFKELVFIAISLSIIIIIYKTIAYWLRLRKSSNN; encoded by the coding sequence ATGCCATCAATATTATTGTCATTTCTAGAGCTTATTACTGGGATACTTTTACTTTTTAGCGGTGGGGAGTTCTTTATTCAAGGATCTGTAGCTTTGGCCTTAATCCTTGGGATCCCTCAACTAGTTATAGGTTTAACAATAGTGTCTCTAGGGACAAGTGCACCTGAACTATTTGTGAGTGTTAGCTCCTCCCTGACTGGATCAGATAGTCTGGCTTTGAGCAACATTGTTGGCAGCAACATTTTCAATGTGATGGTAGTTCTGGGAGGAAGTGCACTTTTACGACCTTTAAAAGTTGAAAGTCGTCTTGTAAGGAGAGACATACCTCTTCTTTTGGCAGTCTCAACTGCCGTTTGGGGGATGGCCGCTTCAGAGCTGATAACTTGGCAATTTGGAGTAGCTTTGATAGTTGCGCTAATAATAAATACCACTTGGGAAATTCGCACAGCAAGAGAGGAACCTCAAAAAACCCAAGAAGCAGAGCCAGAAATCAATATGGAAAAAGACTCAACAAGTTTATTAAATGCAGGCGTGAAATTATTAGGTGGCATTTTCTTGCTAACTCTTGGATCACGGCTGTTAATAGAAGGCGCATCTACAATTGCAGGATTATTAGGGGTAAGCGAAGCTATAATTGGATTAACGATAGTTTCACTGGGGACCTCTTTACCTGAGTTAATCACTTCATTAGTGGCCGCTATTCGTGGTCAAACTGATCTAGCAATAGGCAATGTAATTGGAAGTTGTTTATTAAATCAATTACTAGTTTTAGGTAGCTGTTCTGTATTATCTAGAGGCAGTGGTTTAGTTGTTGAGAATTTACTAATAACTAAGGATATTCCTATCATGGTGATTACTACACTTGCGTGCATGCCAATTTTTTGGACAAAAGGAATAATAAGTAGAGGAGAAGGTGGGGTTTTATTGGGATTGTATATGCTTTACATTGCAGAAAAAATAATACCTCTAACTCTACCAACTTTACATTCAGCATTCAAAGAATTAGTTTTTATCGCCATATCATTATCAATAATAATAATAATCTATAAAACAATTGCTTACTGGTTAAGGCTAAGGAAAAGCTCTAATAACTAA
- the trpA gene encoding tryptophan synthase subunit alpha translates to MKSTNISKSFSKIKKEKRIALMPFLMAGDPDLETTAKILLELQVNGADMIELGIPYSDPLADGPIIQLAASRALSAGTSPDRVFKMLSELRDQLTIPIILFTYSNPLINKGLEEFCSQASEVGVSGLVVPDLPLEEAEKLSDIAESKEIDLVLLVAPTTPKDRMKKIAETSNGFTYLVSVTGVTGERSSLEDNVGTLVKHLKHSSSSPIAVGFGISEVKHIKQVREWGADGAIVGSALVKRIANASIGMKVEEAGSFCKELRAATN, encoded by the coding sequence TTGAAAAGTACAAATATCAGTAAGTCTTTTTCAAAAATAAAAAAGGAGAAAAGAATTGCATTAATGCCTTTCCTCATGGCAGGTGACCCTGATTTGGAAACTACAGCAAAGATTTTGTTAGAACTTCAGGTAAATGGTGCTGACATGATTGAGCTAGGCATTCCATACAGTGATCCTTTAGCAGATGGCCCGATTATTCAATTAGCAGCTTCTCGAGCTCTCTCTGCAGGAACTTCTCCTGATAGGGTTTTTAAAATGTTGTCTGAATTGAGAGATCAATTGACAATACCAATAATTTTATTTACTTACTCCAATCCACTTATTAATAAAGGTCTGGAAGAATTTTGCTCACAAGCTTCGGAAGTAGGTGTTTCAGGACTTGTAGTGCCGGATCTTCCTTTAGAGGAAGCAGAAAAGCTTTCTGATATAGCTGAATCTAAAGAAATTGATTTGGTTTTGCTTGTTGCTCCTACAACACCCAAGGATCGTATGAAAAAAATCGCAGAGACCTCTAATGGATTTACTTATCTTGTTAGTGTTACTGGGGTGACAGGAGAAAGGTCGTCGCTGGAAGATAATGTTGGAACTCTTGTTAAACACCTAAAACACTCTTCATCTAGTCCAATTGCTGTGGGTTTTGGAATCTCGGAGGTAAAGCATATTAAACAAGTTAGAGAATGGGGCGCTGATGGCGCAATTGTTGGTAGTGCTTTAGTTAAAAGAATTGCTAATGCCTCTATCGGAATGAAAGTCGAAGAAGCTGGTTCTTTTTGTAAGGAACTAAGAGCCGCCACTAATTAA
- a CDS encoding DUF3007 family protein — protein MTRAQVFQIGLIVFVIGGLGYEVFQLLGFESISAGIAAQTILILIIFAWTASYLFRVFSGNMTFMEQRKRYREAYEKLTDEKIREKFETMTDEEKVELLKTIEEESIEQT, from the coding sequence TTGACAAGAGCACAGGTTTTTCAAATAGGTTTGATTGTTTTTGTTATTGGCGGCTTGGGATATGAAGTTTTTCAGTTACTTGGATTTGAATCAATATCAGCTGGTATTGCAGCACAGACAATATTAATTTTAATTATTTTTGCATGGACCGCTTCTTACCTTTTTAGAGTTTTTTCTGGAAATATGACTTTTATGGAGCAACGTAAAAGATACAGAGAGGCTTATGAAAAATTGACTGATGAAAAAATTAGAGAAAAATTTGAGACCATGACGGATGAAGAAAAAGTTGAATTACTAAAAACCATTGAGGAGGAAAGTATTGAACAAACTTAA
- the gorA gene encoding glutathione-disulfide reductase — translation MKKSFDLIVIGAGSGGLAAAKKAASYGASVAIIEGDLVGGTCVIRGCVPKKLLVCGSSLLESFLSASSYGFDFDNLKIKSETLLANVRKEVQRLNELHENFLNKANVELFKGWGEFKNSNCIAIKNRINGETLNELYGERILIAVGGRPKRPSIEGASLGWTSDDMFLLKSFPKKITIVGAGYIACEFACILHGLGVEVTQLVRGDRILRGFDFELSSALTEAMKNKGININFGENISSLKGTPGSLIIKTDTGKEFDSNGLLFATGREPFLEGLKLEQAGIEILENKIKVDSESKTNISNIFAIGDVTDRINLTPVAIDEGRKFADRNYGESDHKVNYDFVPYAVFSQPEIASVGMTEEKAVQSMGKDNIKVYRSIFRPLSKSLPKTGSKCILKLIVDKNNNKVLGCHMIGDNSSEIIQMASISLMLGAEKSDFDNTMALHPTIAEEFVTMR, via the coding sequence TTGAAAAAATCTTTTGATTTAATTGTCATTGGTGCAGGATCCGGTGGCTTAGCTGCTGCAAAGAAAGCAGCCAGTTATGGAGCATCTGTCGCGATCATCGAGGGAGATCTTGTCGGAGGAACGTGTGTAATAAGAGGTTGTGTTCCTAAAAAATTATTAGTTTGTGGCTCTTCTCTTTTAGAGAGTTTTTTGTCGGCATCATCTTATGGTTTTGATTTTGATAATTTAAAGATCAAGTCAGAGACTTTATTAGCTAATGTTCGAAAGGAAGTGCAAAGGCTGAATGAATTACACGAGAATTTTCTAAATAAGGCTAATGTTGAGCTTTTTAAAGGTTGGGGTGAATTTAAAAATTCAAATTGTATCGCAATTAAAAATCGAATAAATGGAGAGACTTTAAATGAACTTTATGGAGAAAGAATTTTGATTGCAGTGGGAGGGAGGCCTAAAAGACCAAGTATCGAGGGGGCATCTTTAGGTTGGACAAGTGATGATATGTTTCTTCTTAAAAGCTTTCCGAAAAAAATTACAATTGTTGGTGCAGGCTATATTGCATGCGAATTTGCATGCATATTGCACGGTTTAGGTGTTGAGGTTACTCAATTAGTTCGAGGTGATCGGATCTTAAGAGGATTTGACTTTGAACTTTCTTCAGCATTAACCGAGGCAATGAAAAATAAAGGAATTAACATAAACTTTGGTGAGAATATTTCTTCACTAAAAGGAACTCCTGGATCTTTAATTATAAAAACAGATACAGGTAAAGAATTTGACTCGAATGGATTGCTTTTCGCTACTGGTAGAGAGCCATTTTTAGAGGGGTTGAAGTTAGAACAAGCGGGAATAGAAATTCTTGAAAATAAAATTAAAGTTGATAGTGAAAGTAAAACAAATATTTCTAATATCTTTGCTATTGGAGATGTAACTGACAGGATCAACTTAACACCTGTCGCAATTGATGAGGGTAGAAAGTTTGCTGATAGAAATTATGGCGAATCAGATCATAAGGTTAACTATGATTTTGTTCCTTATGCCGTATTTAGTCAGCCTGAAATAGCTTCTGTGGGCATGACTGAAGAGAAGGCTGTCCAGTCGATGGGGAAAGATAACATTAAAGTATATAGATCAATTTTTAGACCCTTATCTAAATCATTACCAAAGACTGGCTCTAAATGTATTTTAAAGCTAATAGTTGATAAAAATAATAATAAAGTTTTGGGATGCCATATGATTGGTGATAATTCATCTGAGATTATACAGATGGCATCAATCTCACTAATGCTAGGAGCTGAAAAATCTGATTTTGATAATACAATGGCATTGCATCCTACAATAGCCGAGGAATTCGTGACAATGAGATGA
- a CDS encoding YkvA family protein, with the protein MVSSRNPDNEIFEAEVLESYVIDEGILKKILLRAGRAIAQPALEGFELIMDNSTPPQVRISIMGALTYLIVPVDLIPDFIPASGFSDDLVALTAVISLWQNYITPEMKFRAKSKLDKWFPL; encoded by the coding sequence GTGGTTAGTTCAAGAAACCCAGATAACGAAATATTTGAAGCAGAAGTCCTTGAAAGTTATGTTATCGACGAGGGAATACTTAAAAAGATTTTATTAAGAGCAGGCAGAGCGATTGCACAGCCTGCTTTAGAAGGATTTGAACTTATCATGGATAATTCAACCCCCCCCCAGGTCAGAATATCCATAATGGGAGCACTTACTTATTTGATTGTTCCTGTTGATTTAATTCCTGACTTTATTCCTGCCTCTGGTTTTAGCGATGATCTTGTAGCTCTAACAGCTGTAATTAGTCTTTGGCAAAATTACATAACCCCCGAGATGAAATTCAGAGCAAAATCTAAGCTGGATAAATGGTTTCCTCTATGA
- the pyrC gene encoding dihydroorotase, with amino-acid sequence MIASVNQISLLKPDDWHLHLRDGKILKGVLSHTTDVFCRAIIMPNLDPPITTLNQAQEYKKRIIQSIPEGVSFTPLMTAYLTDDMSTEVLERGFREAVFHGAKLYPANVTTNSSYGVTDISKIDNLFETMERIGMPLLIHGEVTDFNVDVFDREAVFIERHLEPLLRRFSSLKVVLEHITTIDAIDFVENSEFDIAATITPHHLHINRNAMFNGGLRSDFYCLPTAKREIHRIALRQAATSGKPCFFLGTDSAPHTRRFKESSCGCAGIFNAPFALESYLQVFEEENALDRFEAFASINGATFYGLPLNTERITLVKKDISVPQVIDVGLDGDPNDFVKPFHSGETLSWVIGDV; translated from the coding sequence GTGATTGCGTCTGTGAATCAAATCTCATTATTAAAGCCGGATGATTGGCATCTGCATTTGAGAGATGGAAAGATTCTTAAAGGCGTTTTAAGTCATACCACTGATGTTTTTTGCCGTGCAATCATTATGCCTAATCTTGATCCGCCAATAACTACTTTAAACCAAGCACAAGAGTATAAAAAAAGAATTATTCAGTCTATCCCTGAAGGTGTTTCTTTTACTCCATTAATGACAGCATATCTTACAGATGATATGTCTACGGAGGTTTTAGAGAGAGGCTTTAGAGAAGCTGTTTTTCATGGGGCAAAGCTCTACCCAGCTAATGTGACAACTAATTCCTCTTATGGGGTTACAGATATAAGTAAAATCGACAATTTATTTGAGACGATGGAAAGGATTGGTATGCCATTATTGATTCATGGAGAAGTGACCGATTTCAATGTTGATGTGTTTGATAGAGAAGCTGTTTTTATTGAGCGTCATCTTGAACCATTATTACGAAGATTTTCATCACTTAAAGTGGTTTTAGAACACATCACGACCATTGATGCAATTGACTTTGTAGAAAACAGTGAGTTTGATATAGCCGCTACAATTACACCTCATCATCTACATATCAATCGAAACGCAATGTTCAATGGTGGATTAAGGAGTGATTTTTATTGCTTACCCACCGCTAAACGTGAAATTCATCGTATTGCCCTAAGACAAGCGGCTACCAGCGGTAAACCTTGCTTTTTCCTTGGAACTGATTCAGCGCCTCACACCCGAAGATTTAAGGAAAGCTCATGTGGATGTGCAGGAATCTTTAATGCCCCTTTCGCTTTGGAAAGCTATTTACAAGTTTTCGAAGAAGAAAATGCCCTAGATAGATTTGAAGCTTTTGCAAGTATTAATGGAGCAACTTTTTATGGATTACCTTTAAACACAGAGAGAATAACTTTAGTTAAAAAAGATATTTCCGTACCTCAAGTGATTGATGTTGGACTAGATGGTGACCCCAATGATTTTGTAAAACCATTTCATTCAGGAGAAACTCTTAGCTGGGTAATCGGGGATGTTTAG